The nucleotide sequence CGCCCCGTTGCTTACCCTCGCGCCACCACAGGCGCAGCAGCTCCAGCAGCTGGGGCGAGAGCATGGCGTTGCGATCCTTGCGCCCTTTGCCCTGTTCGATCCGGATCAGCATGCGGGCGCTGTCGATGTCGTCGACCTTGAGATGGGCCACTTCGGAGACGCGCAGCCCGGCGCCATAGGCGACCCCGAGTGCGGCTTTATACTTGATGCCTGGCGCCGCCTCGAGCAGCCGGGCCGCTTCCTGGATGCTGAGCACATCAGGCAGCTGGCGCTGATACCGGGTGATCACCAGGGCCCGCGACAGCTCCCGCCGCTTCAGCGTCACATCGAACAGGAAGCGCAGCGCCGAGACCGCGCCATTGATCGTCGAGGGGCTGACGCCGTTCTCATGCTGGTGGAGCTGGTAACGGCGGATATCATCGGGCGTGGCCGCGTCAGGGCTCTTCCCCAGAAAGGCGGCAAAGCGCCGGACGTGACGCACATAATCGTGCCGGGTGTGGACGCCCAGGCCGCGCATCAGCATGTCCTGCTGCATGCGTTGCCGGAGCGGCGTAGTGGGAGCATCGGTCGATGACATAACCATAGGAAGTTCCTCTCGTTGAAAGAAACTCCATGGTCCGACTGCGACCTCAGCCGCTCAAAGACCTAAAACGATGACGCTGAACCACCCGCGCGCACCCCTCCCGCGAAGCGGGTTAGTGCATGGGGCGCACATCAGCCGGGCAGGGGAGGCTGTTCACGACCCCATTTCGGTCGTAAATTAGTTTAGCCGCCTTTCCCGAAACCGGACCTGAATTGTGCGGCGAATGAAGAAAATTGGCACTGCTGGGCTGGACAGCCGAAAAACAGCGCTCAAATCACCCAGCTTTTCCAGCCATCAAGAGCGCCATGGCGCTTGCCGTCTGGGCATTGGCGGGGAAAAAGCTCTCTATGACAATGTCAGCCAGCGTTACATCCACTGCGGTACCAAAGACGGTCGTAGTGCTGAGAAACTCCAGTGGCCCCTCATCAGAAGCGATGACGAGTGGTATCGCGATGGAGCGATCACGCGCCAGCGTGCTGCGAGTGGAAGAGGCATGAGCCGGAACAGGATATGAACTGAGTTCTTCGAGCAAAGTGATGAGTTCGGGATCTCCACAAATCTCAATATCGCGCCCAAGGCGCGAAAGAATATGGCTTCGCCATTCCCTGAAATTGATGATCCGCGATGCCAGCCCGTCTGGATGCAGGCTGAGACGCAGGACATTGACTTTACCCTCTAGCAGGTAACTTGACGCGCCCTGCGTGAGGATGTCGATGGCCTTATTGGCGGACAAGAGCGTCCAGTAACGGTCGACGGCGACGGCGGGATGTGGGGCATGGCCGTTGAGCACGTGGTCGATCGTATTCCGGGCTGCTGCGAGTTCCGGCGATGCCAGCGCCCGTTCGGCATAGGCAGGGGCGAAACCGGCAACCAGGAGCATGATGTTCCGTTCCCGCAACGGAACATCAAGGCGATCAGTAAGATGCATCAGCATATCACGACTCGGCTGCGAACGACCGGACTCGATGAAACTCAAATGTCGCTGCGAGATATCGGCTTCGAGTGCGAGTGCCAGCTGGCTGTAGCGCCGACGCTGACGCCACTGACGTAGCAGGCTCCCGGCATTGTGCTGTTCTGTCATCATCTCAGTTCGATATCAGTCCTTCCGACCTCGGGCTATTACCCCCGGGGTAATCGACGGAAGATCACTAACTCTCGATAATAGGGGCCATCGCAGCCGCACAGGTCGGTTCCCAACCTTGAAAGGTAATAAGATGGCCAACAATCATCGTTCCCTCTCCCTCCCCAATCTCCTCAATCTCGATGCGCTGGCTTGCAGTTTCATGGGTGTCTGTCTGATAGCGGTCTCGGCGCCGATCGGTGCCTGGACCGCGCTGCCTGCACCACTCCTGTTTTGGGCTGGCATCCTGCTCTTGCCCATTGCCGCCTTTATGGCAGCGTCGGCGCGATCGGTGCCTGTACCAAGTTGGGCGGCAAATTTTGTCATCTTGGGCAACTGCGCCTGGGTGATCGTCAGTCTCGCTTTGCCACTCGCGGGACTAGTCTCTCCCAACCCAATTGGCTGGCTTCTACTCGGCGGACAGGCAGGTCTTGTTGCCACGCTGGCTGTCGCCGAGTTCGGTGCAAGCAACCGCCCAATTCCATCCACCCAAGGGAGCATCTGAAGATGACCGCTTATGCCATCGGCCACCTCCGCAACGTCACGCTCAACCAAGGCATCGCCGATTACTTGCGTGGCATCGACGCCACCCTCGAACCCTTCGGCGGCAATTTCATCATTCATGGCGGCCCCAAGGACGAACTCGAAGGCCGGTTCACCAATGATCTTATCGTCATCTCATTCCCGAATCTGGACGCTGCACGACGCTGGTACAACTCCGCCGCGTATCAGGCGCTGATTCCGTTGAGAATGCAGGGGGCAGAGGGCGAGGTGTTCCTAATCGATGGTGTCGACGATCACCACAAGGCCACCGATATCCTGCAAGGCTCGTCCTTCGAGACGACAGTGCATAGTTGAGGGCAAGACAAGCCCTGCCCATTCTAAGGAAGTTTAATGACCGCACCGCTTTATCTCATCACCGGAGCCATGGCAGCCGGGAAGTCGACGATCGCGAAGGAATTGGTGCAGCGCTTCGAGAGGTCCGCTCATGTCGGCGGCGATGCCTTTTTGCGTATGATCGCCAGGGGTGGTGCTGTTATGGGGCCGGAGCTCGATAGCGAGGCCATTTTGCAACTCCACCTCCGGCAAGACATTGCCATGGACGCTGTGCGCCGATTCATCGGGGCGGGGTTTGCCACGGTCTATCAAGATATCCTGATAGGTGACGATTTTGTTCGCGTCACAACAGCTCTTGCTGACCTTGCTCCTCGCATAGTGGTGCTCAATCCCAGTGTGGAGACCTTGGCAGAGCGCGATGCCAAACGATCTAAGACTGGTTACAGTGAGCAGTTCCCGCCCAACGTCCTCGCCGAAGCGCTTCAATCCAACACCCCTCGTCAGGGGCTATGGCTGGATACCTCCGAAATGACGATCGAAGTTGTCATCGAGACAATACTAAAGAACTGGTAGGCCATCCAGACGGGGTTCCGTTCTCATGTCTGTGTTCTCGCATTGCTTGCCAAAAAGCTGCCAGTCAGGAAACCACCCCGGTGCCACCGGTCTCCTGGGCCCCGGGCAATCGGTCCGATACCGACCCCATGCACTAACCCGCTTCGCGGGAGGGGTGCGCGCGGGTGGTTCAGCGTCATCGTTTTAGGTCTTTGAGCGGCTGAGGTCGCAGTCGGACCATGGAGTTTCTTTCAACGAGAGGAACTTCCTATGGTTATGTCATCGACCGATGCTCCCACTACGCCGCTCCGGCAACGCATGCAGCAGGACATGCTGATGCGCGGCCTGGGCGTCCACACCCGGCACGATTATGTGCGTCACGTCCGGCGCTTTGCCGCCTTTCTGGGGAAGAGCCCTGACGCGGCCACGCCCGATGATATCCGCCGTTACCAGCTCCACCAGCATGAGAACGGCGTCAGCCCCTCGACGATCAATGGCGCGGTCTCGGCGCTGCGCTTCCTGTTCGATGTGACGCTGAAGCGGCGGGAGCTGTCGCGGGCCCTGGTGATCACCCGGTATCAGCGCCAGCTGCCTGATGTGCTCAGCATCCAGGAAGCGGCCCGGCTGCTCGAGGCGGCGCCAGGCATCAAGTATAAAGCCGCACTCGGGGTCGCCTATGGCGCCGGGCTGCGCGTCTCCGAAGTGGCCCATCTCAAGGTCGACGACATCGACAGCGCCCGCATGCTGATCCGGATCGAACAGGGCAAAGGGCGCAAGGATCGCAACGCCATGCTCTCGCCCCAGCTGCTGGAGCTGCTGCGCCTGTGGTGGCGCGAGGGTAAGCAACGGGGCGTGATGCTGCCCCATGGCTGGTTGTTTCCGGGTCGCTCCCCAACCGATCCGATCTCGTCGCGGCAATTGCATCGCGCGGTGCAGGAGGCGGCCGAGGTCGCCGGCATCCGCAAGCGGGTCAGCCCGCATACCTTGCGGCACAGCTTTGCCACCCATCTGCTTGAGCAGGATGTCGATATCCGGGTCATCCAGGTGCTGCTCGGGCATTCCAAGCTCGAGACGACCGCACTTTACACCAAGGTCTCGACCCGCACGATCCAGGCGGTCGCCAGTCCTTTGGACCGTCTGATGGCCCTGATGGAGGACAAGCCTCCACCCGCCTGAGCCAGTGCGCGCCACCATTGAGGTCGCCGATATCTTCCGTGCCGCCGGCCCTGCCTATCGCGCGGCCCATGCCGGGCATCTGAGCCTTACTCAACTCAAGGTCATGTCGGCGATCGAGACCTGCCGCACCGCGGCTCTGGGCGGTCACGTCGAAGCCTGTTCCGACTGCGGACATCGGCGGATCGCCTACAACTCCTGTCGCAACCGGCATTGTCCCCGGTGCCAGGGCGCAGCGGCACGCGCCTGGCTCCAAGCCCAGCAGGCCAATCTCCTGCCGGTGGGCTACTTCCACCTCGTCTTCACGCTCCCAACCGAGATCGCCGACATTGCCTTCCACAACAAGGCTCTGGTCTACGACCTGCTGTTCAAGGCAGCGTCCGAGACGATGCTCACCATCGCGGCAGATCCAAAACACCTGGGCGCCCGCATCGGCATCACCGCCGTGCTCCACACCTGGGGCTCGGCCATGACCCACCATCCCCATATCCACATGATCGTGCCCGGTGGTGGGATCGCACCGGATGGTCGGTGGATCTCATCGCGACCAGCCTTTCTGCTGCCGGTCAGGGTTCTGGGTGCGCTGTTCCGAAGATTGTTCCTCACCCGGCTGCTCGAACTCCATGGTGCCGGAAAGCTCGACTTCTTCGGACAGATGGCAGGGCTCCGAGACCGTCGGGCCTTCATCCGTCACCTCGCACCGGTCCGAAGAAAACGCTGGGTGGTCTATGCCAAAGCGCCCTTTGCCGGGCCTGAGGCGGTGCTCGCCTATCTCTCGCGCTACACCCACCGGGTCGCCATCTCGAACAGCCGCCTCATCGCCTTCGACGGCAATGAGGTCACCTTCCGCTACAAGAACTATCGCTGCTCCGGCGCCGAAAGGCAGCGGGTCATGACCCTTGCCGCCGACGAGTTCATCCGCCGCTTCCTGATCCACGTCCTGCCGCGCGGCTTCCACCGCATCCGGCACTACGGCCTGCTCGCCGGCTCCGCCCGCAAAGACTGCCTCGCTCAGGTCCGCGACATGCTGGGGGTGGCGCCGGCGTCGGACGAACCGCCGGCCCCCGAGACCGCCCCAGACCCGCGCCCGCCTTGCCCCTGCTGCGGCGGCACCATGGTGATCATCGAGACCTTCGCTGCATGGTGCCAGCCGCGGGCCCCGCCGACCGCGAGACAACCAGTCCGGGAGACCCTTCATGACCCGGCATGATCCGCTCGATCAATCGGTCCCGCCACGTCGCGGGCCGACAGGATGGTTCGTGCCAGGCGCTCCAGCGACCATCGTCCTGCACGCCAATCTCATCAACTCCGTCGTCGCTGAGCCTCAAATGCTGCCCGGACGACGTCCACCTGGCAAACTCGCCACGCCATATGCCGCAGTTTGCGGCCGGCACTTGACCGGGCCAAATCCGAAAACCCCATAGCGCAGCGTGTGCGGACCGCGGGTTCCTGCATGGGGTGGCTTTGCGACGCCAAACGGCATCCCAAACCCTTCACCATTCCTGTCCTTCGAGGGGTCGTTTCGAAATTCCAATAGCGGACATCCTCTTCCCGTGCCGACGGACCAGCGGCCACGTGCTAACGTCGCACCGTCGAAGCTCGAACAACGAGGTCGGAGTCGAGTACAGCCTTAATAGGTGGGCCATCGTAACTTTTCTCCATACGGTTGTTCAGAAGCTGGAGCGCCATCTGGCCGACCGAGAAAGGATGCGAGTTTACGCTGGTGAGCGGGGGCTCCATGGTCCGTGCCCAAAGACTGTTTGCGATCGAAACAACCGAGACATCCTGGGGCGTGCGGAGTCCCGCCTCTCGCAACCCTTGCAGGACGCCCATCGCGGTGATGTCGTTGCGCGCGAAAATCGCCGAAAACTCCACGCCTTCTGCAACGAGGTCTAGCACGGCCTTGCGACCTGTGGCTTCTGAAGGCTGATCGCAAATGCGCACCAGTTCGGGCCTGGCTGGTATTCTATGTGCGCGCAACACGTCATAATACCCATCGACCGGCGAGAACCCAGGAAGGTTTGGCAGGCCCTCAATATAGGCAATACGCTGGTGGCCGAGCCCGACCAGATGCTCGACGGCTTGTTGCGCTGCCATGCGATAGTCAATCCGCACACCATCACACGCGACGTCTTTCGGCCAACGGCCTATATAGACAGCCGGCTTGCCGACATGGAGAAACTTTTGCATGCCGCGCGTACCGCGATCGGTCGAATCTGGGACGATCAACGCCCCGCAGATCGAAGGATCTGAGGCGCATTGGTCCAGCACGCGGTCCTCCGTTGTGACTGAGTAGTCGGACTGGCTGACCATGAGGCGAAGGTCGAACCGCCGCGCTTCCTTCTCAATGCCGTTCACCATCTCGCCATAGTAGGGATTTGAGAAAGTGGGCACCACCACGGCCACGACCCTTTGCACGGGGGCGGTCGTGGTTGTCGCCTGGACAGCACCGGGTACGAACGTACCCCGTCCAGGTTGCCGCTCGAGTCGGCCCCTGTGCACCAGATCTTCGATAGCCCGCCGCACGGTGGTCCGGGACAATCCCAACTCTTCGACAAGCTGCCGCTCCGAGGGCACGGCCTCACCACGCGGATAGACGCCCGCATCAATACGCTCAACGAGAAGATCTATTAAAGTACCAGTCTTGTCCATGTCAGCCTATTGACGCAGTTTATGATACATGTATCATACCACTAACGAGATGAATGAGGAGTGACAAGACCACCTGCGGAGAAACCAGCCTCACGTTCCCAAAGCCAGCCTGTCTTGGACAGTTTTGGCTTGAAAGCCGGCAACTATCGACCCGCTTGGAAGTCTTTTTACTCTCACCTCAGTGCATGATGCGGTGCTATCTATAATACCGGTATCATAAGCTGGTCCAGCATAAGTTTCCGGCGGTGCATGTGTTTTGCACCGTCTCTCACACATGAGGACGTTTATGAAGAAGGGATTTGCCCTAATCGGTGCGGGATTGTTTGGTCAGCGCCATGCGCAGGCCTACCAGCGTCACCCTTTGGTAGACTTCAAATATGTCTGCGATCTTGACGAGGCGCGTGCAAAGGCTGTTGCAGAAGCCCACGGCGCCGCAGCCTACACCACAGACTTCAACGAAATCATGGCCGATCCAGATGTCATCGCCGTCTCGGTGGCGACCCCGGACCCTGCCCATCGCGATGCGGTGGTTGCTGCGGCCAGGGCGGGCAAGCATATCCTGGTGGAAAAGCCGCTGGCGACCACGGTCGAGGACGCCGAGGCCATGATTGCCGCCGCCAACGAGGCTGGCGTCAAGCTGATGGTGGATTTTCACAATCGCGCCAATCCGCCCATGGTTGCGGCGCGGGACGCGGTTGCACGAGGCGATATTGGCAAGCCGTCTTATGTCTATACGCGGCTGAGCAATACGATAGCTGTGCCGCGTGACATGCTCAAATGGTCGAGCCAGTCATCCGCATTGTGGTTTTTGGGCAGCCACATGATTGACATCGTGGGTTGGATTCTCGACGACAAGCCAGTGCGCGCCTATGTCGTGTCCCGTGACGGCATTCTGAAGGATTTAGGCGTTGATGCCCCCGACTTTCACGTCGCAACGGTCGAATACGAAAGCGGCGCGGTTGGGGTCTTTGAGCACACCTGGATCCTGCCGGACACCTACAACACCGTCAAAGATCTCAAGATCGAACTCCTGGGCAGCAAGGGCGCCATCAATATCGATGGCTCGCACAACCGCACAATGGAACTCTACACCCAAAACAAGGGGGCTTTCCCGGATATGCTGGTGCCCCCGTTTGGTCCGCACCTGACCGGCTTTGTTCTCGATGCGGTGGTGCATTTCGTCGAGGCGGTGCTGTTTGACAAGCCTGTGCTCGCCACTGGGGAAGAAGGTTTGGCAAATACCAAGATCATCAGCGCACTGATCGAGGCTGCTCGCCTGGGCCAGCCGGTGCAGTTGCCGCAGTGATGTGGGCTCGGAGGATCGTATAATGACACAGCGTCTGATGACGGAACTGGAGCAGTTGATCTCCGAGCGAAGAAATCCATCGACCGAAGATCTTGATGGCGCGAGCGTCCTCGACCTAGTGAGGCTGATGAACGGCGAGGACCACCGCGTCGCCGAGGCCATCGAACTGGTGCTTCCAGATATTGCGCGCGCCGTTGACCTGATCAGCGCGGCATTCCGGGCTGGCGGGCGACTGATCTATACCGGTGCCGGGACCAGCGGGCGGTTGGGCGTTTTGGACGCATCCGAGTGCCCTCCGACATTTGGGGTCGATGAAGCGATGGTGGTGGGAATCATCGCTGGCGGTGATCACGCACTGCGCCACGCCATGGAGGGCGCTGAAGATGATGAGGCGGCGGCCATCGCTGATCTCAAAGCTCATGGGCTGACCGCGCTGGACGTTGTCGTAGGCCTCGCAGCTTCGGGCCGCACGCCTTACGTGCTGGCGGGGCTTAGTT is from Devosia sp. SD17-2 and encodes:
- a CDS encoding site-specific integrase gives rise to the protein MSSTDAPTTPLRQRMQQDMLMRGLGVHTRHDYVRHVRRFAAFLGKSPDAATPDDIRRYQLHQHENGVSPSTINGAVSALRFLFDVTLKRRELSRALVITRYQRQLPDVLSIQEAARLLEAAPGIKYKAALGVAYGAGLRVSEVAHLKVDDIDSARMLIRIEQGKGRKDRNAMLSPQLLELLRLWWREGKQRGVMLPHGWLFPGRSPTDPISSRQLHRAVQEAAEVAGIRKRVSPHTLRHSFATHLLEQDVDIRVIQVLLGHSKLETTALYTKVSTRTIQAVASPLDRLMALMEDKPPPA
- a CDS encoding DUF1330 domain-containing protein — protein: MTAYAIGHLRNVTLNQGIADYLRGIDATLEPFGGNFIIHGGPKDELEGRFTNDLIVISFPNLDAARRWYNSAAYQALIPLRMQGAEGEVFLIDGVDDHHKATDILQGSSFETTVHS
- a CDS encoding Gfo/Idh/MocA family oxidoreductase, with the translated sequence MKKGFALIGAGLFGQRHAQAYQRHPLVDFKYVCDLDEARAKAVAEAHGAAAYTTDFNEIMADPDVIAVSVATPDPAHRDAVVAAARAGKHILVEKPLATTVEDAEAMIAAANEAGVKLMVDFHNRANPPMVAARDAVARGDIGKPSYVYTRLSNTIAVPRDMLKWSSQSSALWFLGSHMIDIVGWILDDKPVRAYVVSRDGILKDLGVDAPDFHVATVEYESGAVGVFEHTWILPDTYNTVKDLKIELLGSKGAINIDGSHNRTMELYTQNKGAFPDMLVPPFGPHLTGFVLDAVVHFVEAVLFDKPVLATGEEGLANTKIISALIEAARLGQPVQLPQ
- the murQ gene encoding N-acetylmuramic acid 6-phosphate etherase encodes the protein MMTQRLMTELEQLISERRNPSTEDLDGASVLDLVRLMNGEDHRVAEAIELVLPDIARAVDLISAAFRAGGRLIYTGAGTSGRLGVLDASECPPTFGVDEAMVVGIIAGGDHALRHAMEGAEDDEAAAIADLKAHGLTALDVVVGLAASGRTPYVLAGLSYAQEIGAVTIGVTCNPASPITTAAQLAIVPVVGPEVLTGSTRLKSGSAQKMVLNMLTTASMVRIGKTFGNLMVDMRATNEKLKARALRIICQATDASLQEAELALSRADNNVKLATLMVLSGLDAGEAQHRLGQANGILRTALNISVA
- a CDS encoding site-specific integrase gives rise to the protein MSSTDAPTTPLRQRMQQDMLMRGLGVHTRHDYVRHVRRFAAFLGKSPDAATPDDIRRYQLHQHENGVSPSTINGAVSALRFLFDVTLKRRELSRALVITRYQRQLPDVLSIQEAARLLEAAPGIKYKAALGVAYGAGLRVSEVAHLKVDDIDSARMLIRIEQGKGRKDRNAMLSPQLLELLRLWWREGKQRGVMLPHGWLFPGRSPTDPISSRQLHRAVQEAAEVAGIRKRVSPHTLRHSFATHLLEQDVDIRVIQVLLGHSKLETTALYTKVSTRTIQAVASPLDRLMALMEDKPPPA
- a CDS encoding helix-turn-helix transcriptional regulator, translating into MTEQHNAGSLLRQWRQRRRYSQLALALEADISQRHLSFIESGRSQPSRDMLMHLTDRLDVPLRERNIMLLVAGFAPAYAERALASPELAAARNTIDHVLNGHAPHPAVAVDRYWTLLSANKAIDILTQGASSYLLEGKVNVLRLSLHPDGLASRIINFREWRSHILSRLGRDIEICGDPELITLLEELSSYPVPAHASSTRSTLARDRSIAIPLVIASDEGPLEFLSTTTVFGTAVDVTLADIVIESFFPANAQTASAMALLMAGKAG
- a CDS encoding AAA family ATPase gives rise to the protein MTAPLYLITGAMAAGKSTIAKELVQRFERSAHVGGDAFLRMIARGGAVMGPELDSEAILQLHLRQDIAMDAVRRFIGAGFATVYQDILIGDDFVRVTTALADLAPRIVVLNPSVETLAERDAKRSKTGYSEQFPPNVLAEALQSNTPRQGLWLDTSEMTIEVVIETILKNW
- a CDS encoding GntR family transcriptional regulator, yielding MDKTGTLIDLLVERIDAGVYPRGEAVPSERQLVEELGLSRTTVRRAIEDLVHRGRLERQPGRGTFVPGAVQATTTTAPVQRVVAVVVPTFSNPYYGEMVNGIEKEARRFDLRLMVSQSDYSVTTEDRVLDQCASDPSICGALIVPDSTDRGTRGMQKFLHVGKPAVYIGRWPKDVACDGVRIDYRMAAQQAVEHLVGLGHQRIAYIEGLPNLPGFSPVDGYYDVLRAHRIPARPELVRICDQPSEATGRKAVLDLVAEGVEFSAIFARNDITAMGVLQGLREAGLRTPQDVSVVSIANSLWARTMEPPLTSVNSHPFSVGQMALQLLNNRMEKSYDGPPIKAVLDSDLVVRASTVRR
- a CDS encoding IS91 family transposase; this translates as MRATIEVADIFRAAGPAYRAAHAGHLSLTQLKVMSAIETCRTAALGGHVEACSDCGHRRIAYNSCRNRHCPRCQGAAARAWLQAQQANLLPVGYFHLVFTLPTEIADIAFHNKALVYDLLFKAASETMLTIAADPKHLGARIGITAVLHTWGSAMTHHPHIHMIVPGGGIAPDGRWISSRPAFLLPVRVLGALFRRLFLTRLLELHGAGKLDFFGQMAGLRDRRAFIRHLAPVRRKRWVVYAKAPFAGPEAVLAYLSRYTHRVAISNSRLIAFDGNEVTFRYKNYRCSGAERQRVMTLAADEFIRRFLIHVLPRGFHRIRHYGLLAGSARKDCLAQVRDMLGVAPASDEPPAPETAPDPRPPCPCCGGTMVIIETFAAWCQPRAPPTARQPVRETLHDPA